Proteins from a genomic interval of Stenotrophomonas maltophilia R551-3:
- a CDS encoding c-type cytochrome, which translates to MRAACLLIAVVVALAATACQRPPPAPATPEQARQQAMQRAFELCAGCHTVQPGGIHRFGPNLHGVIGRRAGSLPDYGYSDGMRRADITWSAQTLDAFLQSPTHVVPGTRMYNAFPSAERRALVIAYLQQQSPQ; encoded by the coding sequence ATGCGCGCTGCCTGCCTGCTCATCGCCGTCGTCGTGGCCCTTGCGGCCACGGCCTGCCAGCGCCCGCCGCCAGCCCCCGCCACGCCCGAACAGGCGCGCCAGCAGGCCATGCAGCGCGCGTTTGAACTGTGTGCGGGTTGCCACACCGTACAACCCGGCGGCATCCATCGCTTCGGACCGAACCTGCATGGAGTGATCGGTCGCCGTGCCGGCAGCCTGCCCGATTACGGCTACTCCGACGGCATGCGCCGCGCCGACATCACCTGGAGCGCGCAGACCCTGGATGCCTTCCTGCAGTCGCCCACCCACGTGGTGCCGGGTACACGCATGTACAACGCCTTCCCCAGTGCCGAACGCCGTGCGCTGGTGATCGCCTACCTGCAGCAGCAGTCGCCTCAGTGA
- a CDS encoding electron transfer flavoprotein-ubiquinone oxidoreductase yields MSAEANALPPREVMEFDVVIVGAGPAGLATAIRLRQRAIEAGRELSVCVLEKGSEPGAHVLSGAVMDPRALTELFPDWAERGAPLKQKVTRDEFLFLSETGARSTPNALLPECFHNEGNYIISLGEVTRWLAQQAEALEVAIFPGFAAAEVLYGDDGAVIGVATGDMGIEKDGTRGPAFERGMALQAKYTVFAEGARGHLGRQLISRFKLDDGKDPQAYGIGIKELWQIDPAKHEPGLVVHAAGWPLDSDTYGGAFLYHADGGKVAIGYVVGLDYKNPWLSPFEEFQRFKTHPSIRKHLEGGTRIGYGARAITAGGLMSLPKTVFPGGALVGCEAGFLNVSRIKGSHAAIKTGMLCADAAFDALAADRQHDELSAYPQAFEASWLHDELKLSKNFKQWFKKGQTVATLMTGIEQWLLPKLGVRNPPWTLRHSIPDHACLEPASRHTRIAYPKPDGVLTFDRLSSVFLSSTNHAEDQPSHLTLKDASIPVKVNLAEYAGPEARYCPAGVYEFVGEGNDARLQINAQNCVHCKTCDIKDPTQNIVWVTPQGGGGPNYSGM; encoded by the coding sequence ATGAGCGCTGAAGCCAACGCCCTGCCCCCGCGTGAAGTAATGGAGTTCGACGTGGTGATCGTCGGCGCCGGCCCCGCCGGCCTGGCCACCGCGATCCGCCTGCGCCAGCGCGCGATCGAAGCCGGTCGCGAGCTGTCGGTGTGCGTACTGGAAAAGGGCTCCGAGCCGGGTGCTCACGTGCTGTCCGGCGCGGTGATGGACCCGCGCGCGCTGACCGAACTGTTCCCGGACTGGGCCGAGCGCGGCGCACCCCTGAAGCAGAAGGTCACCCGCGACGAATTCCTGTTCCTCAGCGAAACCGGCGCACGCAGCACGCCCAATGCGCTGCTGCCGGAGTGCTTCCACAACGAAGGCAACTACATCATCAGCCTGGGTGAAGTGACCCGCTGGCTGGCGCAGCAGGCCGAGGCGCTGGAAGTAGCGATCTTCCCCGGCTTCGCTGCCGCCGAGGTACTGTACGGCGACGACGGCGCAGTCATCGGCGTGGCCACCGGCGACATGGGCATCGAGAAGGACGGCACGCGCGGCCCCGCCTTCGAACGCGGCATGGCCCTGCAAGCGAAGTACACCGTGTTCGCCGAAGGCGCGCGCGGTCATCTCGGCCGCCAGCTGATCAGCCGTTTCAAGCTGGATGACGGCAAGGACCCGCAGGCCTACGGCATCGGCATCAAGGAGCTGTGGCAGATCGACCCAGCCAAGCATGAGCCGGGCCTGGTCGTGCACGCCGCCGGCTGGCCACTGGACAGCGACACCTACGGCGGTGCCTTCCTGTACCACGCCGACGGCGGCAAGGTCGCCATCGGCTACGTGGTCGGCCTGGACTACAAGAACCCGTGGCTGAGCCCGTTCGAAGAGTTCCAGCGCTTCAAGACCCACCCGTCCATCCGCAAGCATCTGGAAGGCGGCACCCGCATCGGCTACGGCGCGCGCGCGATCACCGCCGGCGGCCTGATGTCGCTGCCGAAGACGGTGTTCCCGGGTGGCGCGCTGGTCGGCTGCGAGGCAGGCTTCCTCAACGTCAGCCGCATCAAGGGCAGCCACGCCGCGATCAAGACCGGCATGCTGTGCGCCGATGCCGCCTTCGACGCGCTGGCCGCCGATCGCCAGCACGACGAACTGAGCGCCTACCCACAGGCCTTCGAAGCCAGCTGGCTGCATGACGAGCTGAAGCTGTCGAAGAACTTCAAGCAGTGGTTCAAGAAGGGCCAGACCGTGGCCACGCTGATGACCGGCATCGAGCAGTGGCTGCTGCCGAAGTTGGGCGTGCGCAACCCGCCGTGGACCCTGCGCCACAGCATCCCGGACCACGCCTGCCTGGAGCCGGCATCCAGGCACACCCGCATCGCCTACCCGAAGCCGGATGGCGTGCTGACCTTCGATCGCCTCAGCTCGGTGTTCCTGAGCAGCACCAACCATGCCGAAGACCAGCCCAGCCACCTGACACTGAAGGATGCGAGCATCCCGGTGAAGGTGAACCTGGCCGAGTACGCCGGCCCGGAAGCGCGTTACTGCCCGGCAGGCGTGTATGAGTTCGTCGGCGAGGGCAACGACGCGCGCCTGCAGATCAACGCGCAGAACTGCGTGCACTGCAAGACCTGCGACATCAAGGACCCCACCCAGAACATCGTCTGGGTGACCCCGCAGGGGGGCGGCGGCCCGAACTACTCAGGCATGTGA
- a CDS encoding acyl-CoA dehydrogenase family protein → MALDPYDLFDVRSLLSEEERAVQESVARFTDERVLPIIGDAFDQARFPSELVPEIASLGLLGATLPGEYGGGDLGAVSYGLICQELERGDSGLRSFVSVQSSLCMYPIYAYGSEEQRRQWLPAMARGELIGCFGLTEAHGGSDPASMKTRAVRDGDDWRINGSKMWITSGPVADLAIVWAQTEDGIQGFVLEKGMPGFTTQEIKHKMSLRASLTGALFFDDVRVPDSHRLPNVKGLKGPLGCLTQARFGISWGPIGSAIACLDEALGYAKERVLFGRPLAATQSAQIKLAEMARRITMAQLLALQLGRLKEAGQLQPQQVSLAKWNNCRMAIDIARECRDLLGGAGITTEHVAIRHALNLESVITYEGTETVHQLVIGRELTGINAF, encoded by the coding sequence ATGGCTTTGGATCCGTACGACCTGTTCGATGTCCGTTCCCTGCTCAGCGAGGAAGAGCGCGCGGTGCAGGAGAGCGTGGCCCGCTTCACCGACGAGCGCGTGCTGCCGATCATCGGCGATGCCTTCGACCAGGCGCGCTTCCCGTCGGAACTGGTGCCTGAGATCGCCTCCTTGGGCCTGCTCGGTGCGACCCTGCCCGGCGAATACGGCGGTGGCGACCTCGGCGCGGTCAGTTACGGCCTGATCTGCCAGGAGCTGGAACGCGGCGACTCAGGCCTGCGTAGTTTCGTGTCGGTGCAGAGCTCACTGTGCATGTACCCGATCTACGCCTACGGCAGTGAAGAACAGCGCCGGCAGTGGCTGCCGGCGATGGCGCGCGGTGAGCTGATCGGCTGCTTCGGCCTGACCGAGGCGCATGGCGGTTCCGATCCGGCCAGCATGAAGACCCGCGCGGTGCGCGATGGCGACGACTGGCGCATCAACGGCAGCAAGATGTGGATCACCAGCGGCCCGGTGGCCGACCTGGCCATCGTCTGGGCGCAGACCGAGGACGGCATCCAGGGCTTCGTGCTGGAAAAGGGCATGCCGGGGTTCACCACGCAGGAGATCAAGCACAAGATGAGCCTGCGTGCGTCGCTGACCGGTGCGCTGTTCTTCGACGACGTGCGCGTGCCCGACAGCCATCGCCTGCCCAACGTGAAGGGCCTGAAGGGACCGCTGGGTTGCCTGACCCAGGCGCGTTTCGGCATCAGCTGGGGGCCGATCGGTTCGGCCATTGCCTGCCTGGACGAAGCGCTGGGCTATGCCAAGGAGCGCGTGTTGTTCGGCCGCCCGCTGGCCGCCACGCAGAGCGCACAGATCAAGCTGGCCGAGATGGCACGCCGCATCACCATGGCGCAGCTGCTGGCGTTGCAGCTCGGACGCCTGAAGGAAGCCGGCCAGCTGCAGCCACAGCAGGTGAGCCTGGCCAAGTGGAACAACTGCCGCATGGCGATCGACATCGCCCGCGAATGTCGCGATCTGCTGGGCGGCGCCGGCATCACCACCGAGCATGTAGCGATCCGGCATGCGCTGAACCTGGAATCGGTGATCACCTATGAAGGCACCGAGACCGTGCACCAGCTGGTGATCGGCCGCGAGCTGACCGGCATCAACGCGTTCTGA
- a CDS encoding response regulator transcription factor, which translates to MSLRIIIADDHPVVRIGTRAVIESSGVGRVVGEADSAQALMTLLGSQPCDLLVTDYSMPGSPQADGFAMIGMIRRRHPDLPVLMLSVSNNLAILRMVLDSGVLGLVDKSSSMDELPQAIQAVYRGQPYISRSLRERVEAAGSWRMREGDGKPLSPREVEVLRLLGTGMTVKEISLQLHKSVSTISRQKGDAMLKLGLKGDAELFDYLRDGKI; encoded by the coding sequence ATGAGCTTGCGCATCATCATCGCAGACGACCACCCGGTGGTCCGTATCGGTACCCGTGCCGTCATCGAATCGAGCGGGGTGGGCCGCGTGGTCGGCGAAGCCGACAGCGCGCAGGCGCTGATGACCCTGCTCGGCAGCCAACCCTGCGACCTGCTGGTCACCGACTACTCGATGCCGGGCAGTCCCCAGGCCGACGGCTTCGCCATGATCGGCATGATCCGCCGCCGCCATCCCGACCTGCCGGTACTCATGCTCAGCGTCTCCAACAACCTGGCGATCCTGCGCATGGTGCTCGACAGCGGCGTGCTCGGCCTGGTCGACAAGAGCTCGTCGATGGACGAACTGCCGCAGGCCATCCAGGCGGTCTATCGCGGCCAGCCCTATATCAGCCGCAGCCTGCGCGAGCGGGTCGAGGCCGCCGGCAGCTGGCGCATGCGCGAGGGCGACGGCAAGCCACTGTCGCCGCGCGAGGTGGAGGTGCTGCGGCTGCTGGGCACCGGCATGACCGTGAAGGAAATCTCGCTGCAGCTGCACAAGAGCGTCAGCACCATCAGCCGGCAGAAGGGTGACGCCATGCTCAAACTGGGCCTGAAGGGCGACGCCGAGCTGTTCGACTACCTGCGCGACGGCAAGATCTGA
- a CDS encoding ATP-binding protein, which translates to MRSWAVRGLVLLLAVLVLPAAPVQAVPGLLPLTPLQREYLAAHPSIVVGQYDSGWPPFESLRDGQQVGLGPDYLSLLARQLGVKVEARRYPDWTSVLDAACRGEIDVVMNVGLSADRTRCMVYTAAYGEAPLALVGRPDDLRASDIPDLDGLRVVIEQDFLTGPQVRARFPRARQLVANSSLTALQMVRDDKADVYIGNAYVATELIASQRLQGVVLLRPSDLPPEQLHFGIPNSKQPLAEALDLALAATSQAQCDALVQRWLPLPQWSASARLALSQAEKRVLEQPLKIGFAPNAAPLSFADKEGKPSGLASEYLRRLLQAGANLQPENSHDWYEVREKARRGELQAVMGIPADSRYLGPDWVFSQPFISVPNVIVSRVDSPALLGLSDLQGKRVLLSDPERIRGYVLQQAPSARIIAARSAEQALQRLAAGEADAYVGNLALVDHLLRSSFPGRLQVAAPAGFNDQLVLAVERRHAALATTFDRLLLQMTPRKREALRGDWLAVEYRNGIDWRHALRWGLPLLLVLLTALLVHGIGYWRLRREVAGRRHLEQRLAEVTDNLPAVVYQARRDADGTLGFPFIAGDLQALFGITRQQAEQDAKLLLERIEEEDRERILQAVEQAARQFAPLILEFRLRADAGGARWVRSQAHPYAAEAGAVTWSGYWVDVSEARAQAEALTAAKAEAEQAAEAKSRFLATMSHEIRTPMSGVLGMLEVLAHSPLDAEQQRILGVIEDSAQMLRQILDDILDYSRLEAGALRLEPVPQPLRPLLESVCRLLSAQASARGLALLVEIDPQLAPAHEVDGVRLRQIVFNLLSNAIKFTARGEVRLQLEVLGPTAEDGSQPLCLSVTDTGMGIAPEQLQHLFAPFTQAGAYIQRDHGGTGLGLSISQRLVQMMDGELTLHSTLGEGTRAEVRLSLVEAGSGDVEALVAEQEQASLLPPALRQARVLVIEDHPTNQAMMAWRLQQLGVPHVMVGDGQQGLDRLLSESFDLVITDCRMPVLDGFGFTRLLREREGRNGQPRLTVLALTASVLDDDARRCREAGMDEVLAKPLSLATLRAALLRWLPQAQGQSFAEPVTEVVADDGMALPDLSTLQQRFGSRAVAIQLRDSLLQASEGDLAAVQRALQAGDREAAALHLHRQAGGLGAIGATVLAGQANALVERLQDAAETDPAPVFASVAEFVARLQQQLQRLAH; encoded by the coding sequence ATGCGTAGCTGGGCTGTTCGCGGGCTGGTCCTGCTGCTGGCCGTGCTGGTGCTGCCTGCCGCACCGGTACAGGCCGTGCCAGGACTGCTGCCGCTCACTCCCCTGCAGCGCGAGTACCTGGCCGCGCATCCAAGCATCGTCGTGGGCCAGTATGACAGCGGCTGGCCGCCGTTCGAGTCCCTCCGTGATGGCCAGCAGGTCGGCCTGGGGCCGGATTATCTGTCGCTTCTCGCCCGTCAGCTGGGCGTGAAGGTCGAGGCACGGCGCTATCCAGACTGGACATCCGTGCTGGATGCGGCATGTCGTGGCGAGATCGATGTAGTGATGAATGTCGGTCTCAGTGCCGACCGCACCCGCTGCATGGTCTACACCGCCGCCTATGGCGAGGCACCGCTGGCCCTGGTGGGACGCCCGGATGACCTGCGTGCCTCCGACATCCCCGACCTGGATGGGCTGCGGGTGGTGATCGAGCAGGACTTCCTGACCGGCCCGCAGGTGCGGGCGCGCTTTCCCCGGGCACGACAGCTTGTCGCAAACAGCTCGCTTACGGCGCTGCAGATGGTCAGAGACGACAAAGCTGACGTTTACATCGGCAATGCCTATGTCGCCACCGAGCTGATCGCCAGCCAGCGCCTGCAGGGCGTGGTGCTGCTGCGCCCCAGTGACCTGCCGCCCGAGCAACTGCACTTCGGCATACCCAACAGCAAGCAGCCACTGGCCGAAGCACTGGATCTGGCTCTGGCTGCGACCAGCCAGGCGCAGTGTGATGCGCTGGTGCAACGCTGGCTGCCGTTGCCACAGTGGTCGGCATCGGCACGGCTGGCGCTGAGTCAGGCCGAGAAGCGGGTGCTGGAGCAGCCGCTGAAGATCGGCTTCGCGCCGAACGCGGCGCCGTTGTCGTTCGCCGACAAGGAAGGCAAGCCCAGTGGCCTGGCCAGCGAGTATCTGCGACGGCTGCTGCAGGCCGGTGCCAATCTTCAGCCGGAGAACAGCCACGACTGGTATGAGGTGCGCGAGAAGGCGCGCCGCGGCGAGCTGCAGGCGGTGATGGGCATTCCTGCCGATTCGCGCTATCTGGGGCCGGACTGGGTGTTCAGCCAGCCCTTCATCAGCGTGCCGAACGTGATCGTCAGCCGCGTCGACAGCCCGGCGCTGCTGGGCCTGTCGGACCTGCAGGGCAAGCGCGTGCTGCTGTCCGATCCCGAGCGCATACGCGGCTACGTGCTGCAGCAGGCCCCCAGCGCACGGATCATCGCCGCGCGCAGTGCCGAGCAGGCGCTGCAGCGTCTTGCCGCTGGTGAAGCCGATGCCTACGTGGGCAACCTGGCACTGGTCGATCACCTGCTGCGCAGCAGCTTCCCGGGGCGCCTGCAGGTGGCCGCCCCGGCCGGCTTCAACGACCAGCTGGTGCTGGCCGTGGAACGCCGCCATGCGGCCCTGGCCACCACCTTCGACCGCCTGCTGCTGCAGATGACGCCGCGCAAGCGTGAAGCGTTGCGTGGCGACTGGCTGGCGGTGGAGTACCGCAATGGCATCGACTGGAGGCACGCGCTGCGCTGGGGCCTGCCACTACTGCTGGTATTGCTGACTGCCCTGCTGGTGCACGGCATCGGGTACTGGCGCCTGCGTCGCGAGGTGGCCGGGCGGCGTCATCTGGAGCAGCGCCTGGCCGAGGTCACCGACAACCTTCCCGCCGTGGTCTACCAGGCACGGCGCGATGCCGATGGCACTCTCGGTTTTCCGTTCATTGCCGGCGACCTGCAGGCGCTGTTCGGCATCACCCGGCAGCAGGCCGAGCAGGACGCGAAACTGCTGCTGGAACGCATCGAGGAGGAGGATCGCGAACGCATCCTGCAGGCGGTCGAGCAGGCCGCACGCCAGTTCGCGCCGCTGATCCTCGAGTTCCGCCTGCGTGCCGATGCGGGCGGTGCGCGCTGGGTGCGCAGCCAGGCCCATCCCTATGCGGCAGAGGCAGGGGCGGTGACCTGGAGTGGCTACTGGGTGGACGTCAGCGAGGCACGTGCGCAGGCCGAGGCCCTGACCGCGGCCAAAGCCGAGGCCGAGCAGGCGGCGGAAGCGAAGTCACGCTTCCTGGCCACGATGAGCCATGAGATCCGTACACCGATGAGTGGCGTGCTGGGCATGCTGGAAGTACTGGCGCATTCGCCGCTGGATGCCGAGCAGCAGCGCATCCTCGGCGTGATCGAGGATTCGGCGCAGATGCTGCGGCAGATCCTGGATGACATTCTTGATTACTCGCGACTGGAGGCCGGTGCGCTGCGCCTGGAGCCGGTACCGCAACCGCTGCGGCCGCTGCTGGAAAGCGTATGCCGGTTGTTGTCGGCGCAGGCCAGTGCACGCGGGCTGGCGTTGCTGGTGGAGATCGATCCACAGCTGGCACCGGCACACGAAGTGGATGGCGTGCGCCTGCGCCAGATCGTGTTCAACCTGCTCAGCAACGCCATCAAGTTCACGGCGCGCGGCGAAGTGCGGCTGCAGCTGGAGGTGCTGGGGCCTACCGCCGAGGATGGCAGCCAGCCGCTGTGCCTGAGCGTGACCGACACCGGCATGGGCATCGCACCGGAGCAGCTGCAGCATCTGTTCGCGCCGTTCACCCAGGCCGGTGCCTACATCCAGCGCGACCATGGTGGCACCGGCCTTGGCCTGAGCATCAGCCAGCGCCTGGTGCAGATGATGGACGGCGAACTGACCCTGCACAGCACGCTGGGCGAAGGCACCCGCGCCGAAGTGCGGTTGTCGCTGGTGGAGGCCGGCAGCGGTGATGTTGAAGCGCTGGTGGCCGAGCAGGAACAGGCCTCGCTGCTGCCCCCGGCGCTGCGCCAGGCGCGGGTGCTGGTGATCGAGGACCACCCGACCAACCAGGCGATGATGGCCTGGCGCCTGCAGCAGCTGGGCGTGCCGCACGTGATGGTCGGTGATGGCCAGCAGGGGCTGGATCGGCTGTTGTCGGAAAGCTTCGACCTGGTGATCACCGATTGCCGGATGCCGGTGCTCGATGGCTTCGGCTTCACCCGGCTGCTGCGCGAGCGCGAGGGCCGCAATGGCCAGCCGCGGCTGACCGTGCTGGCGCTGACCGCCAGTGTGCTGGACGACGATGCGCGCCGTTGCCGCGAGGCCGGCATGGACGAGGTACTGGCCAAGCCGCTGTCACTGGCCACGTTGCGCGCGGCGCTGCTGCGTTGGTTGCCGCAGGCACAGGGCCAGTCGTTCGCCGAACCGGTGACGGAGGTGGTTGCCGACGACGGCATGGCGCTGCCGGATCTGTCCACGTTGCAGCAGCGCTTCGGCTCACGCGCGGTGGCGATCCAGCTGCGCGACAGCCTGCTGCAGGCCAGCGAAGGCGATCTTGCCGCCGTGCAGCGCGCGCTGCAGGCCGGAGATCGAGAGGCGGCCGCGCTGCACCTGCACCGGCAGGCCGGTGGCCTGGGTGCAATAGGCGCGACGGTGCTGGCCGGGCAGGCCAATGCGCTGGTGGAGCGCCTGCAGGATGCGGCCGAGACCGATCCGGCGCCGGTGTTCGCAAGCGTGGCCGAATTCGTGGCGCGGCTGCAGCAGCAACTGCAGCGCCTTGCTCACTGA
- a CDS encoding tautomerase family protein: protein MPYARISLHKGRSRDWLAAFSRSLQQSLEEAFDVPPHDCFQVFHQCDPGELVFDPDYAGGPRSEGFVLIHLTAGRVRSAARKQSFYARLVQRLAASPGIRPEDVMIVIGTTSEEDWSFSQGRAQLLEAVD, encoded by the coding sequence ATGCCGTACGCACGCATCAGCCTGCACAAGGGCCGTTCCCGTGATTGGCTGGCCGCGTTCTCGCGCAGCCTGCAGCAGTCCCTGGAAGAGGCATTCGATGTTCCGCCGCACGATTGCTTCCAGGTGTTCCATCAATGCGATCCAGGCGAACTGGTGTTCGACCCTGATTACGCGGGCGGACCGCGCAGCGAGGGATTCGTGCTGATCCACCTCACCGCCGGGCGCGTTCGCAGTGCGGCGCGCAAGCAGTCGTTCTACGCACGGCTGGTGCAGCGATTGGCAGCCAGTCCCGGCATACGCCCGGAGGACGTGATGATCGTCATCGGAACCACCAGCGAGGAGGACTGGTCGTTCTCGCAGGGGCGCGCGCAGCTGCTGGAGGCGGTGGACTGA
- a CDS encoding tRNA (cytidine(34)-2'-O)-methyltransferase — MNAAPQFHVILFQPEIPPNTGNVIRLCANTGAQLHLVEPLGFALEDKQLKRAGLDYHEYSRLQVHPDLDTALARIAPKRLFALSTRASVRYDSVAFDDGDAFLFGPESRGLPQDVLDALPDGHRLRLPMRPDNRSLNLSNTVAVVMYEAWRQHGFAGGQ; from the coding sequence ATGAATGCCGCGCCCCAGTTCCATGTGATCCTGTTCCAACCGGAAATCCCGCCCAACACGGGCAATGTGATCCGGCTCTGCGCCAACACCGGCGCGCAGCTGCACCTGGTCGAGCCACTCGGCTTCGCACTGGAAGACAAGCAGCTCAAGCGCGCCGGCCTGGACTACCACGAGTACTCACGCCTGCAGGTGCATCCTGACCTGGACACGGCGCTGGCGCGTATCGCACCCAAACGATTGTTCGCACTCAGTACCCGGGCCAGCGTCCGCTATGACAGCGTGGCCTTCGACGACGGAGATGCGTTCCTGTTCGGCCCGGAAAGCCGCGGCCTGCCGCAGGACGTGCTCGATGCATTGCCGGATGGCCACCGCCTGCGCCTGCCGATGCGGCCGGACAACCGCAGCCTCAATCTTTCCAACACCGTTGCAGTGGTGATGTACGAGGCCTGGCGGCAGCATGGGTTTGCCGGCGGCCAGTAG
- a CDS encoding LysR substrate-binding domain-containing protein, whose translation MSVDPIYVDIPGMSRLHLDLEVLRSFVTGVELGSFALAAQQLHLSTSAISAQLKRLQAQIGTPLLEKTGRGLTPTAQGEALLSYARRLLELNDEAIQAVRGAPLQGAIRVGLAEDFGASLLPGILSRFAQAHPQLRIDARVCRTATLMEALARDTLDLALVWGDDHDWPYSQHLCRLPLHWIGSADPAPAGGPVCLATLEAPCLMRQRACDALDHAGLEWRESFSSSSLAAIWAAVAAGLGVTVRTAAGMPDHLRIRHDLPTLPAINLLLCWNQARPGTAVQQLAAIIENAVHTSVPGMARSA comes from the coding sequence TTGAGTGTCGATCCCATATATGTGGACATTCCCGGCATGTCGCGATTACATCTGGATCTGGAAGTCCTGCGCAGCTTCGTGACCGGCGTGGAGCTGGGCAGCTTCGCTCTGGCCGCACAGCAGTTGCATCTCTCCACGTCGGCCATCAGCGCCCAGCTCAAGCGATTGCAGGCGCAGATCGGCACGCCACTGCTGGAGAAAACCGGCCGCGGCCTGACGCCCACCGCGCAGGGCGAAGCCCTGCTCAGCTATGCGCGTCGACTGCTGGAATTGAACGACGAAGCCATCCAGGCCGTACGCGGCGCTCCGTTGCAGGGCGCCATCCGGGTCGGACTCGCCGAGGATTTCGGAGCATCGCTGCTGCCCGGCATCCTGTCGCGCTTCGCACAGGCGCACCCGCAGCTGCGCATCGATGCGAGGGTCTGTCGCACGGCGACCTTGATGGAGGCATTGGCCCGCGACACGCTGGATCTGGCACTGGTCTGGGGCGATGACCATGACTGGCCCTATTCCCAGCATCTGTGCCGCCTGCCGCTGCACTGGATCGGCAGCGCCGACCCGGCCCCCGCTGGCGGGCCGGTGTGCCTGGCCACGCTTGAAGCCCCGTGCCTGATGCGCCAACGCGCCTGCGACGCCCTCGACCATGCCGGTCTGGAATGGCGGGAAAGCTTCTCGAGCAGCAGCCTGGCGGCGATCTGGGCAGCGGTGGCTGCCGGGCTTGGGGTCACGGTACGCACCGCTGCCGGAATGCCGGACCACCTGCGGATCCGCCATGACCTGCCGACATTGCCGGCGATCAATCTGTTGCTGTGCTGGAACCAGGCACGCCCCGGCACCGCCGTGCAGCAGCTGGCCGCGATCATCGAAAACGCCGTGCACACCTCGGTGCCGGGGATGGCTCGATCCGCCTGA
- a CDS encoding carboxymuconolactone decarboxylase family protein, whose amino-acid sequence MQDTPTTLRSLSGVVPKLVDLTEQVLFADVWQRPGLSPRERSLVTVAALVALYRPEQLPGHLQRAVGNGLDRDALAEVITHLAFYVGWPAAFSAATVLAALDPSP is encoded by the coding sequence ATGCAAGACACACCCACTACGCTCCGGTCCCTGTCCGGCGTGGTTCCCAAGCTGGTCGATCTGACCGAACAGGTGCTGTTTGCCGACGTCTGGCAACGACCGGGCCTGTCCCCGCGCGAACGCAGCCTGGTGACCGTCGCTGCACTGGTGGCGCTGTACCGCCCCGAACAGCTGCCGGGGCATCTGCAGCGTGCCGTTGGCAATGGACTCGACCGCGACGCTCTGGCCGAGGTCATCACCCATCTCGCGTTCTATGTGGGCTGGCCGGCGGCATTCTCGGCCGCGACCGTGCTCGCCGCGCTCGACCCTTCCCCCTGA